CCACTTACTAAAGGATagaacagtggaaaaaaaaagtttcaaaaaatcccccccccccttaaTAAACATTTAGGGCAGTGTGAGCATGACTTTATCCCCTGGAGCTGAGGTTTGGAGGCTGGGAAATGAGCTTGAGTCTTGAATAGAGCATCTCTCCAGCTGCCTTGTCAGGAGCTCATGGTAAACAGAGATTTACGGGACCaaactgttaaaaacaaaaagtctggctttaaaattatttgttcagTTTTAAATTTCTCCCTTTCACAATTCTCTTCTATCACATTGCTGGGGAAAAACGTGTCCTTGTAAGCCAGTTTCATCCCATTTAGGGTGAAACATGCAGGACATTAGTGTCCAACATGAAGTTGCTTGGTACCACAGGGTGCCATGAGAAGAAGGTGGTGCAGCTGCACCAGGAACACCATCCCAGCCCTCAGGTTTCTGCAGAAGAAAGCCTCAAGTTGAAGGATCCTCAAGCTCATTTTTTTGCAGTCAGAGGCACCTTGAGGTACTCACAGTTTGGGGCAAAGAGCCGAACACAGAGCGGAGATGAGTACTGGCACTTCTGAACGTTAAGCCTTTTGTTTTTGCAATACCAGAAAGATGACAGGGTTTAAAATCATTTTACTTTAACCTTGGAATCTCAACTGTTTATACAGTGGAAAGTTCAGCTGACGTGTTCCTCTAATCACCTCCGGCAGGGTGAGCAGAAAGTGCCAGACCCCAACCGAAAGCCCAAACGTCCCAGTGACAGGAGGCCGCCAGTGCCCTGCATAGCTGAGCAGTGATACAAGGAACTTTTTTTACCAGGTCCTTGTCATCACTTTGTCCAATGCGCTCAAGAGGACAATACCCAGTGCATTAGAAACAGCCCCGAGCAAACACCATCCTGCCTGAGATTACAGCAGGGACACGGGACCGAGAAACAATACGCTCAGGCCGGGCTGGGTGAGAGCAGGACAGATAAGGGAAGCATTCCCCCTTGGCACAGCCCTGCGGTATCAAGCAGCAGGATGCAGCACATTCCTGTCGTGCTCTGGGCTGTCGCTGTGTCCTGAAGGTCCCTTGTGCTCCCAGCTTTGGCACCGCTTCCCAACACACGCTCCCCTGCCAGCgcagcaggagccctgcagaTCCACAAGGCCCCCTTGCTTGGAGTCATTTTTCCCAAGAGGGGATGTCCACGCTGGCCTGCAGGCGTGGGAAGCAGCTCCCATGCAGCCCAGTTGGCCCATGcaatgctgcagctcctcagggacCTGTTTGGGTGCTGCCTCTgatggagaggatggagaggacACAGACCCTCTTTCCAGGGACAGCAAGTTGAACACAGCTGATCTCATTTCCCCAGCCCATGtctgggcagcagctcaggcagggaGCCAGGGCTCTGTCCTCGCCCACCCTGGCaccagcagccacagggagTGGAGATAACCCTTATCTCTCAGATAGGGGCAGGGGTCAGAGCAGGAGGTGCGTGTCGTTGAGAAGGTGCACATTGCTAgaccagcagcagggacaggtggAAGCTTGTCCCCGGGCCCTTCCTATTTCCCCATTTGTCACCTCACTATCAGCGTGCCAAGCTGCCTGACAAATGCCAGACATGAGCACGAGGAGATTACGAGTGTGGCCACGCTGCTCCTTCCTCTACCCCCACCTGCAGCTCTCCTGAGGCTCACATGAGACCTTTTTTTCTCAGCACTTTATTTATCATCAAACCTCGGGGTCAAGAGCCCGTGCCCATCTGACTAGGAGATAacagtgcaggagctgtgcaggcgGCGCAGCCTGGGGCTGTCGGGCAGGCAGCAGAAATGGTTTGAACCGTGTCCTGTGGGTGAAGCCTGTGCACAGACACGGCATGTGGGAGCCTCTGTGCACCTGCAGCCACATCCACTCTTGCTGGCTCTCGTGCTGTGAGCAGATGGGTCACATTCCGAGCTGATTTCAACCTCACTCTTTCTGCTGAGGACAGAGTCCCATGCGTGGTGTGGGTGTTCAGCCGGGGTGCTCAGCTCAGGGAGGGTGATCTGtgcccctctcccaccccagcccagtgGAGGGGCTGCAAGGCAGAGCCCCTCCTGCACCAGTCCCACCTGTCCACACTGGCCTTGCTGTGCTGGCGGGCTGGGCTCCTCCAagccctcctctctccctgtcccatGGAACAAGGGCCATGGTCCTGGCTCCTCCaacccttcctctctccctgtcccatGGAACAAGGGCCATGGTCCTGGCTCCTCAgacctctcctctctccctgtcccaaGGAACAAGGGCCATGGTCCTGGCTCCTCAgacctctcctctctccctgtcccaaGGAACAAGGGCTATGGTCCTGGCTCCTCCAAGCCCTCCTCTGTCCCTATCCCAAGGAACAAGGGCCATGGTCCCTGTCTCTCCAAGccctcctctgtccctgtcccaagGAACAAGGGCCACGGTCGCAGTTTCTCCAACCTGTCCTCTCTCCCTATCCCATGGAACAAGGGCCATGGTTGTGGCTCCTCCAagccctcctctctccctgtcccaaGCAATAAGGGCCATGGTCCTGGTTTCTCCAGCCattcctctctccctgtccGAAGGAACAAGGGCCATGGTCCCCGTTCCTCCAAGCCCTCCTCTCCCCTGTCCCAAGGAACAAGGGCCATGGTCCCCATTTCTCCAAGccctcctctgtccctgtccctgtcccaagGAACAAGGGCCATGGTTGTGGCTCCTCCAagccctcctctctccctgtcccatGGAACAAGGGCCACGGTCCCCGTTCCTCCAagccctcctctctccctgtcccaaGGAACAAGGGCCATGGTCCTGGCTCCTCCAAGCCCTCCTCTCTCCCTATCCCAAGGAACAAGGGCCATGGTTGTGGCTCCTCCAagccctcctctctccctgtcccatGGAACAAGGGCCATGGTCCCCGTTTCTCCAAGCCCTCCTCTCCCCTGTCCCAAGGAACAAGGGCCACGGTCGCAGTTCCTCAgacctctcctctctccctaTCCCAAGGAACAAGGGCCATGGTTGTGGCTCCTCCAagccctcctctctccctgtcccatGGAACAAGGGCCATGGTCCTGGCTCCTCAGacccctcctctctccctgtccaTGGCTCGCCCTGCTCTCCCCCAgccgcggggcagccccggAGGTGGCCGAGCCCCCCGGGCACCCGTGTGCCGCCCACCCACGGCCGGGcagggggcggcgggcgcggccgaGGTCCCCCCGGGGCTCACCCCGTGCCCCCGTCGCTCCCCGCAGGCTCTGACCGTCGCCCCTCTGCCCCCGCAGGCACCCAGGGCGGCTTTCCCCGGCAGAGCGACGCCTTCGCCTTCGAGGAGGACAGCAGCAACGACGGGCTGTCCCCGGAGCGGCCCCGCAGCCGCGGCTCCCCGGGCCCCGCCGAGCCGCCCCCCGGCTCCAAGGCCCCGGAGCCGCCCCCCGCCGGCCCTGCCGGGGCTCCTCAGGTAGGGCGAGCCGTCCCGGAGCCGGGGAGATgcggggggacaggggacacccgTGCGGCACACGGGAGGGAGCACACGGTCCCGGGCCGAGGGGCAGATTCCTGCCCTGCGCTCGGCACGGGTGAGGCAGCGCCTCGAGTGccgtgtccagttctgggcagtttaggaaggatgtagaggggctggagcgtgtccagagaagggcagcaaggctggtgaggggtctggagcacaagtcctgtgaggagcggctgagggttgttgatcctggagaagaggaggctcaggggagacctcatcactctctacagctccgtgacaggagggtgcagcccgctggggtcgggctctgctcccagggaacaatgACAGGACAGGAGGACACAGCCTTCAGCTGCGCCAGGGGAAGTTCAGGTTGgagattaggaagaaattcttcgcTGAAAGAGTGGTTGGGCGTTGGAAtgggctgcccggggaggtgctggactcaccatccctggaggtgtttaagaagAGCCGGGACgtagcactcagtgccatggctTGGTTGGCAGGGTGGTGTTAGGTGACAgattggactcgatgatctcaaatgtcttttccagccgggttaattctgtgattctgtgacattttgggtcattttctgtcattctgtgacCCGCGGGCGGACCGCGCTGCGCGGCGCCGGCGCGCCCACTGCCGGCCGGCGCGGGCACTGCAGCGCCGGGGAGCGCCGGGCCGGGGTGGAGCGAGGGACTGGGGGAAACtggggaaaactggggaaaactggggaaaactggggggaaactggggggaaactggggaaaactggggaaaactggggaaaactgggggaaactggggggaaactggggggaaactggggggaaactggggaaaactggggaaaactgggggaaactggggggaaactggggaaaactggggggaaaCTGGGGGGAAACTGGGGGAAACTGGGGGGAAACGGGGGGAAACTGGGGGAAACTGGGGGGAAACTGGGGGGAAACTGGGGGAATGTGGAGgctgggggaatggggaaactGGGGGGAAATTGAGGGAATGGGGAggctgggggaactggggggaaatTGAGGGAATGGGGAGGCTGGGGGaatgggggaactggggggaaatTGAGGGAATGGCGAGGCTGGGGGAACGGGAGGACTGGGGGTAATGGGGGAACTGGAGTGGACTGAGGCAcactgcaggggctgggatggatgagggagaaagagaagaacCGGGGCAGACTGGGGTGGGGGAGGACTAAAAGGATTGTGGCCATCCATTGATCAGCTGGGAAGACTGGGCTGGTCTGGAGGATACTGAGGGGCCAGCTGTGAGCGAGGATACGGGGCTCAGGTGAAATTGGGAGGGCTGCAAAACCAAGGATTGTGGAGGCAGAGGACTGGGAAAGGACTGGGATAGCCTGAGGGTGTGGCTGGGATAGACATGACGGGGCTGGGATGCACTTGAGGCATCTGTGGGGATTTGGAACAACATGGGGTGAGGAAACGGGGTACCAGGATTCCCCGGCCCAGGCTGGACAGCCCCTGGCTCCGGTCCCACAGCCCCTCTCACCTCTCCCTTGCAGGATCGTCCCCCCAGTGCCGATGGCCACGCTGCGGACACTGCCCCGGGGCAGGGCAGCCAGTGCCACAGCCCCAAGCAGCCGGCGGGGCAGGAGAGCCCCACGCTGCCGGTGCCCTCGGCCGTGAAGGTAATGCCGCTCCTCCGGGGaggagccagcccagggcacccAAGCCTGGAGTGCCCATGTGCTGCGCCCCAAATGTGTCAAAGCTCCGGGTGCCTGGCCTTACAGGCTTTGAAGAATTCAGGCGGACAACCTTGTGTcagaaacacaaattaattGTGTAATGGCACAAGATGCAGCAATAAACCTTGCTAGAGGCAACTGCTTGAGTGCTGCACTGCAAAcgtcccctggggctgggagcaggaggagataGCAGGCCACACTGGAGTTCCTTGTGGGCAGGGAGGGTCATTGTCATCTCGTGtgctctccagcacagctgagatgGGGCGCAGTGCCAAGGGAGTCCCCCacatcccagctcagcaggTCTTGGAGCTGGAGTGTCAAggtgccagcaggagctgcctttgTCTGTTCCAGACCTCTGAGGTCCCATGGGGATGACAGGAGCTCCTCTCACACCtcattcctttccttccttccaacaGTCCAAATCATCCAGTGACAGCAAGAACCGTCACAAGAAGCCCAAAGACACCAAGCCCAAAGTGAAGAAGCTCAAGTACCACCAGTACATCCCCCCAGACCAGAAAGCAGAGAAGTCCCCTCCACCCATGGATTCTGCATATGCCagactgctccagcagcagcagctcttcctgcagctccagatcctcagccagcagcagcagcagcagcagcagcagcagcacttcagctATCCTGGGATGCACCAAGGACAGCTAAAGTGAGTGgcactgtgccagcagcaggacttAGTCCTGTTTCTCTCCAGGCTTTCCCCTCTGTATCCATCTGTGCGCACGGCACCGAAACAGAAAAGCTTGGGAACAGCACAGACTccttccaaaccattctgggcTTTGCATACTGGCCAGGGCACCTGTGACCTGCTGGTGGGACACCAGCAATCCCCTACAGCCCAGCCTGGTTTTCCTTGGCCATCCTGAAGTCTCACATAGGAGACGGCAGAcccaggggagcagagggatgggatGCTGGGCACAAAGACCCTGGGGGAACAGACAGGTTACCCCAAATCTCCTTTGTTATTTCAGGCAATCAAATGAGCAAATGGTCAAAAGTTCAAATTCTTCATCAACTTCTGGCAACAACACCCCTCTTTCTCCAGTGAAAACCACCTTTTCAGGCCAGACTTGTGTCTCGTCTATCAAGCCAGGCCCTCTGCCATCCAACCTGGATGATCTCAAAGTGAGTGCAAACTTTGTCACTGCAGGGGCAGGATGTCACAGCCTGAGTGTGTCAGGGGggtgccacaggctgggaggggCCGTGTTACAGATCAGCACACCTGCACCTCCGTGCTCTGAGCCACCCAGGAGTTCAGCACAGCACCCTGGGGCAGGGCTTGGTCACTGGGGAGGTTCTGAACGTGGGGGcttgctgctgtgcaggtggTGAGGGGAGCACTGCTCTGTGTATCAGCAAACCAAAGGTGTAGCCTGGGGAGGCTGCGGGTCAGGCTAAAAGATGAtttgagctgctgctcctgcagctcctggctccatCCCTGAGTGGTTTTGACATTGTGGATGCTCTGACAGACCAGCCAGAGGCCAGTAGGGCAGCATGCCCCCCCCCCATCAGTGACTCAGCTGCTCAGCCAGgccagctcagctctctgcATGAGCAGGTACCTCCTGCTACATACACTGTTTTGAGCCCCTCTCATGTAGGCAAGAAAGGGCATGGGGAGAATCTCTCATATCAGCtattcttttatattttgctAATGGACCCTCAGTCATGGGGAAGGCCAAATCCTTCCAGGAGCAGAGACCTGGGGGCAGCCCCGAGGTGGAAACAGATGAATTTGCCCCAGCTCAGGTGACTGAATCATGGGCCTGAGCATAGAGCATGTGGCTCCAAGGTGTCACAGTCTCTGAGCTGTCAGCTGGCTCCTGGTCTGTGCTGAAGTCCTCTGCTCATGGAGAAATCTACTGCTGGCAAGGGAATCCTGAGTTGCTTCCCTGACCCAAGGACCGCTGCTGGTTCATGGAGAGGAGTCACAGTTCTCGGAGGAAGATTTTCCTGTTAGGAAAGGTTGAGATTCTGCGGGATGCGCAGTGGTCAGGCCTGTGCACGGTGACTGTGGTGActgcaggtgagacagggggcacctggggggtcAGAGCTTTAAAGCTGGAAGCTGCGAGCCTGTGATCTGACACTCCTTGACAAAAGCACTGTGTTTCTAAGGGGCTGTTCTGCCCCTGAGACTGAGCACGAGTGATTTTCCTTCCAGGTGTCggagctgaggcagcagctccgAATACGAGGCCTGCCCGTGTCGGGTACCAAAACGGCGCTGATGGAGCGGCTGCGGCCCTTCCaggagtgcagcagcagcacggtGCCCAGCTTCAGCGAGATCACCACCGTCACCTTCCCAGTCACTCCAACGAGCACCCTGTCCAGCTACCAGTCCCAGTCCTCCACCAGCATGTTGTCAAACGGCTTCTATCACTttggcagcaccagctccacCCCGCCCATCTCGCCCGCCTCCTCTGACCTCTCTGTGAGCGGCTCTTTGCCGGACACCTTCAACGACGGGCCCATGTCTTCTCCACAGTTTGGTCTCCAGCCATCACCGGTTCATGGCAGCGCTGAGGAAAGCCTCATGAGCAGCATGAATGGAGGGAGCATCCAGCTGGAACTGGAAGGAATAGACACAGAGAAAGACAAGATGCTGGTGGAGAAGCAGAAGGTCATCAATGAACTGACGtggaagctgcagcaggagcagaggcaggtgGAAGAGCTGCGGATGCAGCTCCAGAAGCGAAAGAGAAGCAATGGCCttgaggagaagcagcagcctgcCCAGCATTTCTTTGGTGTCCCCATCAAGCAAGAAAACACCGTGTCCAGCTGTCCATTTGCATCCAAACAAATGGCCCTGAAAGGCCAAGCCGGCAGCTCGGATAAGCTGAGTAACTGTGGGGTGCCACAGGTGCCCCACATTGTAAACAGCCACTGCTTGGAGCCCGCAGGGCAGAGCACCATCACCTCCTCGACATTCCTGAGCCCGCAGTGCTCCCCGCAGCACTCTCCCCTGGGCGCTGCAAAGAGCCCCCAGCACATCAGCCTGCCACCGTCCCCCAACAGCCACTACCtgctcccggtgtcccccgaGGGCCGCAGCGGGTCCCCCccgggcagcagctgcctccgCCCAGCGCCGGTGAGTGCCAGCCCCGACCCCCCCGGGGCCACACCCACACGGGGGAAGCCTTTCCCCTGGGCCCGGGGCTGCCTGGAAGGGCAGAAGGTATCCCAGATGGGCAATGGGATGGAAGCTGATAGCACTGCAGGGTCCTTCGCAGGGTTTctcctgggcagccctgccAACGCAGCCGGTTCCCTGGAGGGGCCAGAGCACAGCTCTCGTGTCCCAtggagccctggcacagctcctgctgccctggggaagccctggcacagctcccctcctccccaggggacccccacactgctctgtgtgccCCTAGGTGAGCACTGGCAAAGCTGCCCGTGTCCCAGGAGAGTCCTGGCAGAGCATcctctgccctggggagccctggcacagttccctctgccctggggagccctggcacagttccctctgccctggggagccctggcacagttccctctgccctggggagccctggcacagctctctCTGCCCCTGGAGGAGTCCTGGCAAGCTCCCACTTCCCTGGgggagcactggcacagcttcTTCTACCCTAAAAGAGCCCAAACCCAGCTGCCTCTCCCCTCAGGGGGagtcctggcacagcttgttCTGCCCTTGGGGGAGTCCTGGTACAGCTGCCCGTGCCCCAtggagccctggcacagctctgtaCGCAGCAGGGAGGCACCAGCGTGGATCCCTCAGGTCCTGG
This genomic window from Vidua chalybeata isolate OUT-0048 chromosome 19, bVidCha1 merged haplotype, whole genome shotgun sequence contains:
- the MYOCD gene encoding myocardin, with the protein product MTLLGSEHSLLIRSKFRSVLQLRLQQRRTREQLADQGIMPPLKSPSAFHEQRKSLERAKTEDYLKHKIRSRPERSDLVNMHILQDSAAEGSIQSTQMKLKRARLADDLNEKIALRPGPLELVEKNIIPVDSAVKEAIKGTQGGFPRQSDAFAFEEDSSNDGLSPERPRSRGSPGPAEPPPGSKAPEPPPAGPAGAPQDRPPSADGHAADTAPGQGSQCHSPKQPAGQESPTLPVPSAVKSKSSSDSKNRHKKPKDTKPKVKKLKYHQYIPPDQKAEKSPPPMDSAYARLLQQQQLFLQLQILSQQQQQQQQQQHFSYPGMHQGQLKQSNEQMVKSSNSSSTSGNNTPLSPVKTTFSGQTCVSSIKPGPLPSNLDDLKVSELRQQLRIRGLPVSGTKTALMERLRPFQECSSSTVPSFSEITTVTFPVTPTSTLSSYQSQSSTSMLSNGFYHFGSTSSTPPISPASSDLSVSGSLPDTFNDGPMSSPQFGLQPSPVHGSAEESLMSSMNGGSIQLELEGIDTEKDKMLVEKQKVINELTWKLQQEQRQVEELRMQLQKRKRSNGLEEKQQPAQHFFGVPIKQENTVSSCPFASKQMALKGQAGSSDKLSNCGVPQVPHIVNSHCLEPAGQSTITSSTFLSPQCSPQHSPLGAAKSPQHISLPPSPNSHYLLPVSPEGRSGSPPGSSCLRPAPQMTRSQQMDELLDVLIESGEIPANAKEDRSCLQKVPQIMVSPGSSGASVPKGSAPFEPASSAPLPFEHCPGSSDAHLEVLLNAHSPLGRVSEMALLKMGGEEPHFEGMMEGFSGKAADELLNSQEILQTPLSPMETQLSPSPAEGSGLQMSFTESPWETMEWLDLTPPSSATGFSSLTPAGPSIFNIDFLDVADLNLNTSMDLHLQQW